One Desulfonatronovibrio hydrogenovorans DSM 9292 DNA segment encodes these proteins:
- the cbiD gene encoding cobalt-precorrin-5B (C(1))-methyltransferase CbiD: MNESKRLRTGISTGTCAAAAAKAAAILLMGAELGTQVEVRLPSGKGVAVRVVQAGLENGQATALVRKDAGDDPDETHGLLIGARVEPAQGGISITGGKGVGRVTKPGLAIAPGNPAINPVPLKMIKTNLALITDLGLAVEIFVPDGEKIAAKTFNERLGIIGGISILGTSGIVRPFSLEAIKETISLHINMVLESGYTRPVLVPGRIGCRTALDSGFSREEIVEVSNEWKFAFEKCHEAGIMGLVIVGHPGKLLKFINKDFQTHSKKSGSAVPVLVKAIQECLGFDPPELNTVEHGICLLSVEQRNELGRHLAEKVRQSVLPRLAPDCQVQVILNDLQGEVIGRA, from the coding sequence TTGAACGAAAGTAAAAGGCTGCGGACTGGAATAAGCACGGGAACATGTGCTGCAGCAGCAGCCAAGGCTGCTGCCATACTGCTTATGGGGGCAGAGCTGGGTACTCAGGTTGAAGTCCGGCTGCCGTCGGGAAAGGGTGTTGCAGTCAGAGTTGTTCAGGCAGGTCTTGAAAACGGCCAGGCCACTGCCCTGGTCCGCAAGGATGCAGGTGATGATCCGGATGAAACTCACGGACTGCTTATTGGAGCCAGGGTAGAGCCTGCTCAGGGGGGCATCTCCATAACTGGAGGAAAGGGAGTGGGCAGGGTAACAAAGCCCGGTCTGGCCATTGCTCCTGGAAATCCGGCCATTAATCCTGTTCCCCTGAAAATGATCAAAACAAACCTGGCCCTGATCACTGACCTTGGCCTTGCAGTAGAGATATTCGTGCCTGATGGTGAAAAGATTGCAGCCAAGACCTTTAATGAACGGCTGGGAATTATAGGCGGCATTTCTATCCTGGGAACATCGGGAATTGTCCGGCCCTTCTCTCTGGAAGCCATCAAGGAGACTATTTCCCTGCATATCAACATGGTTCTGGAGTCCGGGTACACCAGACCGGTTCTGGTGCCGGGGCGGATTGGCTGCAGGACTGCCCTGGACTCTGGGTTCAGCAGGGAAGAGATTGTCGAGGTCAGCAATGAATGGAAGTTCGCCTTTGAAAAATGCCATGAAGCCGGGATCATGGGTCTGGTCATTGTGGGCCATCCAGGAAAGCTATTGAAATTTATCAACAAAGATTTTCAGACCCACAGTAAAAAGTCGGGATCTGCAGTTCCTGTCCTGGTTAAGGCCATCCAGGAGTGTCTGGGATTTGATCCTCCAGAGCTAAATACTGTAGAGCATGGAATATGTCTGTTAAGTGTTGAACAGAGGAATGAGCTGGGCAGGCATCTGGCGGAAAAAGTCCGGCAGTCTGTTCTGCCCCGGCTTGCACCAGACTGTCAGGTCCAGGTGATACTTAACGATCTGCAAGGAGAAGTCATTGGCAGGGCATGA
- a CDS encoding cobalamin biosynthesis protein: MAGHDNKPALVTLSVRGLNLARKLSRVLGGDIYVHSEAPPGKGVMVFDRIMDLAGKLFAGYKRIIFILPVGVAVRAIAGHTGHKTIDPAVVVVDVGGRWAISLLSGHEGGANKLALEAANILGCEPVITTSTEAEKDIVVGVGCRKGVQAGDVMHALHHCLDKTGVNVSRVRLLVSVDIKKNEPGLVLAAEKLDIPLYFLASAMIRNIPLNTAESKFVMDKVGLPGVAEPCALLSARNPELILGKTVCNSVTIAIARENCL; encoded by the coding sequence TTGGCAGGGCATGACAATAAACCGGCCCTGGTCACCCTGTCGGTCAGGGGGCTTAATCTGGCCAGAAAACTGTCCAGAGTCTTGGGCGGGGATATTTATGTCCATAGTGAGGCACCCCCGGGCAAAGGGGTCATGGTTTTTGACCGGATCATGGATCTGGCTGGGAAGTTGTTTGCCGGGTACAAAAGAATAATCTTTATCCTGCCTGTGGGCGTGGCAGTCAGGGCCATAGCCGGGCATACCGGCCACAAGACAATAGACCCGGCTGTGGTGGTCGTGGATGTGGGGGGCAGGTGGGCCATCAGCCTGTTGTCCGGACATGAGGGCGGGGCCAATAAGCTGGCCCTGGAAGCAGCCAATATCCTCGGCTGCGAACCGGTCATCACTACTTCCACTGAGGCGGAAAAAGATATTGTGGTGGGCGTGGGCTGCCGGAAAGGAGTGCAGGCCGGGGATGTCATGCATGCTCTTCACCACTGCCTGGATAAGACCGGCGTTAATGTGAGCCGGGTCCGTCTTCTGGTCAGTGTGGACATTAAAAAGAATGAACCAGGCCTGGTCCTGGCAGCGGAGAAATTGGACATTCCCCTGTATTTTCTTGCCTCAGCAATGATCAGAAACATCCCCCTGAACACGGCTGAATCAAAGTTTGTCATGGATAAGGTGGGCCTGCCGGGTGTGGCTGAGCCCTGTGCCCTGTTATCTGCCCGAAACCCTGAGCTTATATTGGGAAAAACCGTATGCAACAGTGTGACCATAGCCATTGCCAGGGAAAACTGTTTGTAG
- the cobJ gene encoding precorrin-3B C(17)-methyltransferase — protein sequence MQQCDHSHCQGKLFVVGIGPGNALDRTIRAEKTIRGSEVVAGYDRYLGFIADLLQDKEVISSGMTRERERCAKAIQAALQGRQVSLVSSGDAGIYGMAGLALEMIRELDVDLEIEIIPGVSAAQAGAAALGAPLMLDFACVSLSDLLVSWQEIERRIKALAEADMVTVLYNPQSKKRVRQIQRTREIFLDHRPGSTLVGLVRNASLQDQVLTLTDLEHMLDKDMDMRTVVIIGNSRTSKAGPWLVTTRGYFDDKK from the coding sequence ATGCAACAGTGTGACCATAGCCATTGCCAGGGAAAACTGTTTGTAGTGGGCATAGGGCCCGGCAATGCCCTGGATCGGACCATCAGAGCAGAAAAAACCATCAGGGGTTCTGAGGTGGTGGCGGGCTATGACCGGTATCTGGGGTTTATTGCAGATCTTTTGCAGGACAAGGAGGTCATTTCTTCTGGCATGACCCGGGAAAGGGAAAGGTGTGCAAAGGCCATTCAAGCTGCCCTGCAGGGCAGGCAGGTCAGCCTGGTTTCATCAGGCGATGCCGGGATTTACGGAATGGCTGGTCTGGCCCTGGAAATGATCAGGGAGCTGGATGTGGACCTGGAGATTGAGATTATTCCAGGGGTGAGCGCAGCCCAGGCCGGGGCTGCAGCCCTGGGTGCACCGCTCATGCTTGATTTTGCCTGTGTCAGCCTGTCCGATCTGCTGGTCAGCTGGCAGGAGATAGAAAGAAGAATCAAGGCTCTGGCAGAGGCAGACATGGTCACGGTTCTGTATAATCCCCAAAGCAAAAAAAGGGTCCGTCAGATCCAGCGGACCAGAGAGATATTTCTGGACCACAGACCCGGCAGCACCCTGGTGGGCCTGGTCCGCAACGCTTCCCTGCAGGATCAGGTTCTGACCCTGACCGACCTTGAGCATATGCTGGATAAGGACATGGACATGCGCACCGTGGTCATTATCGGCAACTCAAGGACCAGCAAGGCTGGTCCCTGGCTGGTCACCACCAGGGGTTATTTTGATGACAAAAAATAG
- the cobK gene encoding precorrin-6A reductase — protein MTKNRVLLLGGISEALELAAGLSEKGFEVLVSRATRIVQIEPVLSGVSYRHGRLDKDGLVQLAGKENIVAMIDCTHPYASEISWNGFRAAQDLGLPFFVYDRPGLDPAYPGILRARDHFHAADLAFNGKGVVFLSIGSKNIQIYSKRAGQRISSLAARVLPGQEILHGCLDAGLCFSMIIQARGSFSVEENLTHLKMVKAECLVTKDSGFAGGVPAKFEAASQLGIRVIVVERPSRPGRLRFKSIDKLLACLSSTFFKDLAGFADPPESCPGHGCV, from the coding sequence ATGACAAAAAATAGGGTGCTTTTGCTGGGAGGGATTTCCGAAGCCCTGGAGCTGGCAGCGGGATTATCTGAAAAGGGATTTGAGGTGCTGGTAAGCCGGGCTACCAGGATTGTCCAGATCGAGCCGGTTCTGTCTGGAGTGAGTTACCGGCACGGCAGGCTTGACAAAGATGGTCTGGTCCAGCTTGCTGGTAAGGAAAATATCGTTGCCATGATTGACTGCACCCATCCGTATGCATCAGAGATATCCTGGAACGGGTTCAGGGCGGCCCAGGATCTTGGCCTGCCCTTTTTTGTCTATGACCGACCAGGTCTTGATCCAGCATATCCGGGAATTTTAAGGGCCCGGGACCACTTTCATGCTGCGGATCTGGCCTTTAATGGAAAGGGGGTTGTTTTTCTGAGCATTGGCTCCAAGAATATCCAGATCTATTCAAAACGGGCAGGGCAAAGGATATCCTCTCTGGCGGCCAGGGTCCTGCCCGGTCAGGAGATTCTGCATGGCTGCCTGGACGCCGGTCTTTGCTTCAGCATGATCATCCAGGCCAGGGGGTCATTCAGTGTAGAGGAAAATCTGACTCACCTGAAAATGGTCAAAGCTGAATGCCTGGTGACCAAAGACAGTGGTTTTGCAGGTGGAGTCCCGGCTAAATTTGAAGCTGCCAGCCAGCTCGGAATAAGGGTGATAGTGGTTGAACGTCCTTCCAGGCCGGGCAGGCTCAGATTCAAATCTATAGACAAACTGCTTGCCTGTTTAAGCAGTACTTTTTTCAAGGATCTGGCAGGATTTGCAGACCCACCAGAATCATGTCCGGGACATGGATGTGTTTAA
- the thiM gene encoding hydroxyethylthiazole kinase, translated as MIRMDETWKRLEQIRIKKPLVLNITNVVVTNITANVLLALGASPAMSVSEDEIEELVSLAGALVLNLGTPSRSQVRTMDLAGKKARELGVPVVLDPVGAGASKTRTETPLEFLEKGFVDVLRGNASEIMALAGSTEKPRGVDSLHKSDQAVEAAFGLSQKYGCVVCVSGEKDVVVSGQNICRVLNGQALMTLITGMGCSSTCLVAAFAAVEKDLLKATAMGMAVMGLCGELAAKEAQGPGTLETIFLDKLYSLEEKVLQGIRVE; from the coding sequence ATGATCAGGATGGATGAAACATGGAAGAGGCTTGAGCAGATAAGGATCAAAAAACCACTGGTTTTGAATATTACCAATGTGGTGGTGACCAATATTACGGCCAATGTGTTGCTGGCCCTGGGAGCTTCACCAGCCATGTCAGTTTCTGAGGATGAAATTGAAGAGCTTGTTTCCCTGGCCGGAGCTCTGGTCCTTAACCTGGGAACTCCCAGCAGAAGTCAGGTCAGGACCATGGATCTGGCTGGGAAAAAGGCCAGGGAGCTGGGAGTGCCGGTGGTGCTGGATCCTGTGGGAGCAGGAGCCAGCAAGACCAGAACCGAAACCCCCCTTGAATTTCTGGAAAAGGGCTTTGTGGATGTCCTCAGGGGTAATGCCTCGGAAATAATGGCTCTGGCTGGATCAACTGAAAAACCCAGGGGAGTGGACAGCCTGCACAAATCAGATCAGGCCGTGGAAGCGGCTTTTGGGCTTTCCCAGAAGTATGGATGCGTGGTCTGTGTGAGCGGTGAAAAGGATGTGGTGGTTTCTGGGCAGAATATCTGCAGAGTGCTGAACGGACAGGCCTTGATGACCCTGATCACGGGCATGGGCTGTTCCAGCACCTGTCTGGTGGCCGCTTTTGCAGCTGTGGAAAAGGATCTGCTCAAGGCTACGGCCATGGGCATGGCCGTGATGGGCCTTTGCGGTGAGCTGGCGGCAAAAGAAGCCCAGGGTCCGGGAACACTGGAAACCATATTTCTGGATAAGCTTTACAGCCTGGAGGAGAAAGTTCTCCAGGGGATAAGGGTGGAGTAG
- a CDS encoding RCKP-type rubredoxin-like domain-containing protein yields the protein MAEFKCEKCGATKEGRCKPKKCPKCGEQGCMHKVEEKK from the coding sequence ATGGCAGAATTCAAATGTGAAAAGTGCGGCGCCACCAAGGAAGGAAGATGCAAACCCAAGAAATGCCCCAAGTGCGGCGAACAGGGCTGCATGCACAAGGTTGAAGAAAAGAAGTAG
- a CDS encoding nitrilase-related carbon-nitrogen hydrolase has product METLSVGVCQTPVFNKLEEISPWLDKISNDSPGTLWIFPELFLGGFDYENKEAWAEKSLELQEVMTRFAADTGNILGGSLWDRQDEKYYNTFYLFTPDRGALKVYSKLHLFLPGKENQYFTAGSACPDPFVHHGIKIGFAICHDLRYPELFLHQQGNEPDIFIVNAQWPLARIEHWLTLLRARAIENQCYVLACNGMGNSALGRLAGHSCLITSWGRTRFIINEEPGMKKAELEEEVIVKDREMFDSRRSPFFELRLKI; this is encoded by the coding sequence ATGGAAACACTTTCCGTAGGTGTGTGCCAAACCCCTGTATTCAATAAACTGGAAGAGATAAGTCCATGGCTGGATAAGATATCCAATGATTCCCCCGGAACCCTCTGGATCTTTCCAGAGCTGTTCCTGGGCGGATTCGACTATGAGAACAAGGAGGCCTGGGCTGAAAAAAGTCTTGAGCTTCAGGAAGTCATGACCAGGTTTGCTGCTGATACCGGGAACATCCTGGGTGGAAGCCTCTGGGACAGGCAGGATGAGAAGTATTACAACACTTTTTATCTGTTTACTCCGGATCGTGGCGCTCTCAAGGTCTACAGCAAACTGCATCTTTTTTTGCCAGGCAAAGAGAATCAGTATTTCACAGCTGGTTCTGCTTGTCCTGATCCATTTGTACATCACGGCATAAAAATAGGATTCGCCATCTGTCACGACCTGCGCTATCCAGAACTGTTCCTGCACCAGCAGGGTAATGAACCGGATATTTTTATAGTCAACGCCCAGTGGCCTCTGGCCAGGATTGAGCACTGGCTGACTCTTTTAAGGGCCAGAGCCATTGAAAACCAGTGTTACGTGCTGGCCTGTAACGGCATGGGCAATTCGGCCCTGGGCAGGCTGGCCGGACATTCCTGTCTGATCACCTCCTGGGGCAGAACCAGGTTCATCATCAATGAAGAGCCGGGTATGAAAAAGGCAGAGCTGGAAGAAGAGGTGATTGTAAAGGACAGGGAGATGTTTGACAGCAGACGCTCACCGTTTTTTGAGCTGAGGCTCAAGATCTGA
- a CDS encoding asparaginase domain-containing protein has protein sequence MLKIFITGGTLDKEYRQTDGELILSKTHVNEILGQGNCTLETGLEIIMLKDSLFMEEQDRKIILEKCLGCPEKQIVITHGTDTMAETARVLGPVIKDKTVVLVGAMIPFTFRDSDAVFNLGFALAAVQILKPGIYIAMNARIFAWDNVRKNKESGEFEKIRS, from the coding sequence ATGCTCAAAATATTCATAACCGGAGGCACTCTGGATAAGGAGTACAGGCAGACCGATGGGGAGCTGATCCTTTCCAAGACCCACGTCAATGAAATCCTGGGACAGGGCAATTGCACCCTGGAAACTGGCCTGGAAATAATCATGCTCAAGGACAGCCTGTTTATGGAGGAGCAGGACCGGAAGATAATTCTGGAAAAGTGCCTTGGCTGCCCTGAAAAACAAATCGTCATCACCCACGGCACTGATACAATGGCTGAAACTGCCCGGGTTCTGGGTCCGGTCATCAAGGATAAGACCGTTGTCCTGGTCGGGGCCATGATTCCCTTTACCTTCAGGGACTCAGATGCAGTTTTCAACCTGGGATTTGCCCTGGCAGCGGTTCAGATCCTGAAACCCGGTATTTACATCGCCATGAACGCCCGGATATTTGCCTGGGATAATGTCCGCAAAAACAAAGAATCTGGTGAATTTGAAAAGATCAGATCTTGA
- a CDS encoding amino acid ABC transporter permease: protein MHRPWMSKNWVQNSILLAIFGAAFIYWGFFFEFGYNFNWSVLYTVNPTYGENFGFYLLYGLKVTLQITLISSVVALALGTFFGLGRLSTFKPFYWVSTAYVEFFRNTPLLVQLFFWYFAMPQALPMGARQWLFGLNYEFWCATIGLAIYTGAFMAEVIRAGIQSIDKGLLEASYSSGLSYFQIMRKIILPLAFRAIIPPLGSEFLNNMKNSSLAMVVGVADLTWQSQQIESLTFRGFEATTAATVIYLSLSLSISGILNTINVRLRRTTQKKADIISYGYNFVSWPVVKLFLTAERLIFRLTPDRDESLKLTRAQTLYKQASQSVWTGLVFLVKAFFLALFIYGLYLGAKGLYSFNWQVIWDNLRTLLIWRFPDGRADDMFMGLGGLSFSIIMSVIAISISFFIGLIVGLGRMSRNNILRIPCMMYIEFIRGNPLIIVIFWVYFFIPVFFNTFISVFWSATIALTIFTGAYIAEIVRGGIQNIPRGQFEAAYSTGLTYFQTMRKIILPQALKQMIPAIVGQFIAIFKDTSLAFVIGVMELTYVAQILNNRLMIYPFEIYTSIAVLYFVCCYAMSILAARLERKLSPDKVRLRM, encoded by the coding sequence ATGCATAGACCCTGGATGTCCAAAAACTGGGTTCAAAACTCCATACTCCTGGCCATTTTTGGGGCTGCGTTCATATATTGGGGTTTTTTCTTTGAATTCGGCTACAACTTCAACTGGAGCGTACTTTATACAGTCAACCCCACCTATGGGGAAAATTTCGGATTTTATCTGTTATACGGCCTGAAGGTCACCCTGCAGATCACCCTGATCAGCTCTGTGGTCGCCCTGGCCCTGGGCACCTTTTTCGGCTTGGGCCGTTTGTCCACCTTTAAGCCGTTTTACTGGGTCTCTACGGCCTACGTGGAATTTTTCCGCAACACTCCCCTTCTGGTTCAGCTCTTTTTCTGGTACTTTGCCATGCCCCAGGCCCTGCCCATGGGAGCAAGACAATGGCTGTTCGGACTAAACTATGAATTCTGGTGTGCCACCATCGGTCTGGCCATTTATACCGGGGCATTCATGGCCGAAGTCATCAGGGCCGGAATCCAGTCCATTGACAAGGGGCTTTTGGAAGCCTCTTATTCCAGCGGACTCAGTTACTTTCAAATCATGCGCAAGATCATCCTGCCCCTGGCTTTCCGGGCCATCATTCCTCCCTTGGGCAGCGAATTCCTGAACAACATGAAAAACTCGTCCCTGGCCATGGTCGTTGGGGTGGCGGACCTGACCTGGCAGTCCCAGCAGATCGAATCATTGACTTTCAGGGGATTTGAGGCCACCACAGCCGCCACCGTGATTTATCTGAGCCTTTCCCTGTCCATTTCCGGGATACTCAATACCATCAATGTCAGGCTCAGACGGACCACTCAAAAAAAGGCCGACATCATATCCTACGGATACAATTTTGTTTCCTGGCCCGTGGTCAAGTTATTTCTAACCGCTGAACGACTGATTTTCAGGCTCACCCCGGACCGGGATGAGAGTCTGAAGCTGACCAGAGCCCAGACCCTGTACAAGCAGGCCTCCCAGTCAGTCTGGACAGGACTGGTCTTTCTGGTCAAAGCCTTTTTCCTGGCTCTGTTCATCTACGGACTGTACCTGGGAGCCAAAGGACTCTATTCATTCAACTGGCAGGTCATCTGGGACAACCTGAGAACCCTGCTCATCTGGCGTTTCCCCGATGGCCGGGCCGATGACATGTTCATGGGCCTTGGAGGCCTCAGCTTCTCCATCATCATGTCGGTAATCGCCATCTCCATCAGCTTTTTCATTGGACTCATCGTGGGGCTCGGCCGGATGTCCAGGAACAATATCCTGCGCATCCCGTGCATGATGTATATTGAATTCATCCGGGGCAACCCACTGATCATAGTCATTTTTTGGGTCTACTTCTTTATTCCGGTATTCTTCAATACTTTTATCAGTGTGTTCTGGAGTGCCACCATAGCCCTGACCATCTTCACCGGGGCATATATAGCGGAAATTGTCCGCGGAGGTATCCAGAACATTCCCAGGGGACAGTTTGAAGCCGCCTACAGTACCGGGCTGACCTACTTTCAGACCATGCGCAAGATCATCCTGCCCCAGGCCCTGAAACAAATGATCCCAGCCATTGTGGGCCAGTTCATAGCCATCTTCAAGGACACGTCCCTGGCCTTTGTCATCGGGGTCATGGAACTCACCTATGTGGCCCAGATCCTGAATAACCGGCTCATGATCTATCCCTTTGAGATCTATACTTCCATTGCAGTGCTCTATTTCGTCTGCTGTTATGCCATGAGCATTCTGGCGGCCCGCCTGGAAAGAAAACTCTCCCCGGACAAAGTCAGGCTGAGGATGTAG
- a CDS encoding transporter substrate-binding domain-containing protein produces MRMWKVFALALAMVMFSAQMTMAGPTYDRVMESGVVRVGIMTDSIPGAFYNEKNEWVGFDVDIAEEVAKRLGVDIERVAVTNRTRITFVQQGRIDMSVANMTHTRERDRVIDFSITYFFDGQKILAPVGQYTDHQDFVGKRIATMQGTTSEINIKNLLREMGDPNYEQNVISFQRESEAFQALKLGRVAGWSTDSTILLGYAAQEPGKWELVGDFISDEPYGIGVPENDSAWRDAINFALQDMWLDGTYMEIYNKWYGPDTPYYFPMTRQIEVWP; encoded by the coding sequence ATGCGTATGTGGAAAGTCTTCGCCCTGGCCCTGGCCATGGTCATGTTCTCGGCCCAGATGACAATGGCTGGTCCCACCTATGACCGGGTCATGGAATCCGGGGTTGTCCGGGTAGGAATCATGACTGACTCTATTCCTGGTGCTTTTTACAACGAAAAGAATGAGTGGGTCGGATTTGACGTGGATATCGCTGAAGAAGTGGCCAAACGTCTGGGTGTGGACATTGAACGGGTGGCTGTTACCAACCGGACCAGGATCACCTTTGTTCAGCAGGGCCGCATTGACATGTCTGTGGCCAATATGACCCATACCAGGGAAAGAGACCGGGTCATCGACTTCTCCATTACCTATTTTTTTGACGGTCAGAAAATCCTTGCCCCGGTCGGCCAGTACACTGACCACCAGGACTTTGTGGGTAAAAGGATTGCCACCATGCAGGGCACTACTTCCGAGATCAACATCAAAAATCTGCTCCGGGAGATGGGCGATCCCAACTACGAACAGAACGTGATCTCTTTTCAGAGAGAATCAGAAGCCTTCCAGGCTTTGAAGCTGGGCCGGGTCGCCGGATGGTCCACTGACAGCACCATCCTTCTGGGCTATGCAGCTCAGGAACCCGGTAAATGGGAACTGGTTGGCGACTTCATCAGTGACGAACCTTACGGTATCGGTGTTCCAGAGAATGACTCTGCCTGGCGTGATGCCATCAACTTTGCTCTGCAGGACATGTGGCTGGACGGAACCTACATGGAAATCTACAATAAATGGTATGGTCCTGACACCCCTTATTATTTCCCCATGACCCGTCAGATTGAAGTCTGGCCCTAA
- a CDS encoding amino acid ABC transporter ATP-binding protein, whose amino-acid sequence MIQFKHVHKWFDNLHVLDDIDLHIEKGEVVVVCGPSGSGKSTLIRCINRLEPIQKGEIIVDGLNLYAPNVNLTRLRAEIGFVFQQFNLYPHMTVLQNITLAPSLVRRMSDKEAQKKGMALLDKVNIPDKAHHYPSQLSGGQQQRVAIARGLAMSPKIMLFDEPTSALDPEMINEVLDVMKALALEGMTMVVVTHEMGFAREVADRVIFMDEGRLVEQNTPSLFFTQPQTDRAKGFLSKILSH is encoded by the coding sequence TTGATCCAGTTCAAACATGTCCACAAATGGTTCGACAACCTCCATGTGCTCGATGACATTGACCTGCATATTGAAAAGGGTGAGGTAGTAGTAGTCTGCGGCCCTTCCGGTTCCGGCAAAAGCACCCTGATCCGCTGCATCAACAGACTGGAGCCCATCCAGAAAGGCGAAATCATTGTGGACGGGCTGAACCTTTATGCCCCCAACGTCAACCTGACCAGGCTCAGGGCTGAAATCGGCTTTGTCTTCCAGCAGTTCAACCTGTATCCCCACATGACCGTACTCCAGAACATCACCCTGGCCCCCTCTCTGGTGCGCAGGATGAGTGACAAGGAGGCCCAGAAAAAGGGCATGGCCCTGCTGGATAAGGTCAATATCCCGGACAAGGCCCACCATTATCCCTCCCAGCTTTCAGGTGGCCAGCAGCAGCGGGTGGCCATTGCCAGGGGGCTGGCCATGAGTCCAAAGATCATGCTTTTTGACGAACCCACTTCTGCCCTTGACCCGGAAATGATCAATGAAGTTCTTGATGTAATGAAAGCCCTGGCTCTGGAAGGGATGACCATGGTGGTAGTTACTCATGAAATGGGCTTTGCCAGAGAAGTGGCCGACAGGGTAATCTTCATGGACGAAGGCAGGCTGGTTGAACAGAATACTCCCAGCCTCTTTTTCACCCAGCCCCAGACAGATCGGGCCAAGGGTTTTTTGAGCAAAATACTGTCCCACTGA